Proteins from a single region of Apium graveolens cultivar Ventura chromosome 7, ASM990537v1, whole genome shotgun sequence:
- the LOC141675087 gene encoding uncharacterized protein LOC141675087, with protein MSLRIKTVVDKFVEELKEALDADMQDRVMKEREMQSYIQEREREVAEREAAWKAELSRREAEIARQELRLKTERENLEKEKSVLMGTASNQDNQDGALEITVSGEKYRCLRFSKAKK; from the exons ATGTCGTTGAGAATAAAGACGGTGGTGGATAAATTTGTAGAGGAGTTGAAAGAAGCATTGGATGCGGATATGCAAGATAGAGTAATGAAGGAAAGAGAGATGCAGAGTTATATTCAAGAGCGTGAACGTGAGGTTGCTGAACGTGAAGCTGCTTGGAAAGCTGAACTCTCTCGTCGCGAG GCGGAAATTGCTAGACAAGAATTAAGATTAAAGACTGAAAGAGAAAACCTTGAGAAAGAGAAGAGTGTTTTAATGGGAACAGCATCCAATCAGGATAACCAAGATGGAGCTCTTGAAATCACAGTAAGTGGTGAGAAGTATCGATGCCTAAGGTTTTCTAAAGCAAAGAAATAA
- the LOC141672951 gene encoding uncharacterized protein LOC141672951 has protein sequence MNSIASRVSSSLFKRPSTELNSLSSQLNRCRGIRVRVFQNNLERALAFMQKQMTSSGVERLIKNEQTHHIKNSEKRVLARKNLERRLKSQDLARKLKSILIKKVSGM, from the coding sequence ATGAATTCAATAGCGAGTCGAGTATCATCCAGCTTGTTCAAACGCCCATCAACCGAGTTGAACTCACTGAGTTCACAGCTGAATCGTTGTCGAGGTATTCGAGTGAGAGTGTTCCAGAACAATCTAGAAAGAGCACTCGCATTTATGCAGAAACAAATGACATCTAGTGGAGTTGAACGCTTGATTAAGAACGAGCAGACTCACCATATTAAGAACTCCGAGAAGCGTGTTTTGGCTAGGAAGAATCTAGAGCGGAGATTGAAGTCGCAGGATCTGGCTCGTAAACTCAAATCTATTCTCATCAAGAAAGTCAG